The following proteins come from a genomic window of Kitasatospora cineracea:
- a CDS encoding non-ribosomal peptide synthetase, with product MRLLELVAAEPDRRVSGYDLLTAGEHLRLSRWGTARELPSGPGSAVAGTLPALFGRQVRHAPGAPAVVDGGGVLSYRELDGLSAELAGVLAGHGVGPEDRVGVLLGRSAAQVTASLGAVRAAAVYVPLDARWPGERLDRVAQVAGLRLLLVDEEGAGSPWVAERGLPVVVLDRCGRVLRGAPPRPGRPARVAGPEALAYVMFTSGSTGLPKGVGVSHADVAALAADGAWADGAVDAVLMHSAYVFDASTFEVWAPLLNGGRVVVAPPGLLEARTLDVAVHEQGVTALFLTTALFNVVAETDPGAFAGLRVVCAGGELASPDAMQRVAATAPDTAVLHVYGPTETTTFATRHRVSPGLPAGPPPIGRPLDGMRLHVLDAALNQVAPGVVGELYLAGRGVARGYLGRPGASAERFVADPFAADGSRMYRTGDLVRWTADGEVAYVARADGQVKLRGYRVEPGEIEGVLAALPEVADAFVLVREDVPGDRRLVAYVVPAAGAAPRPAELARAVGRVLPGYMVPAAVVLLAAFPLNPNGKVDRAALPVPEDGAGAGAGRAPRTAREELVCGLFADLLGRASVGADEDFFALGGHSLLATRLAARLRSVLDVDTEVRTVFEHPTPAALAAALDGARAERPRLERAAGRPDPLPLSYAQQRLWFLHRFEGPSATYNVPLVLRLDGPLDAAALGRALTDVVGRHESLRTVFPETGGVPRQVVLDAAGADLDLTPREVDPAQLDAVLAAETAYAFDVAVQRPVRARLLRLGPDAHVLVLLVHHVAGDGWSLAPLSRDLGAAYRARSAGRAPGWAELPVQYADYTLWQRALLGDEGDPAGLAARQLAFWEEALADLPDVLELPVDRPRPAVASHRGDAFAFPVDPDTHRALDALARSRGCSLFMVLQGALAVLLHRHGAGEDIALGTPVAGRTDEALDELVGFFVNTLVLRTDLSGDPTFEQVLDRVREFDLAAYAHQDVPFERLVDALEPERTESRHPLFQVMLALQNNAGAELELPGLVVAQQPVRTGISKFDLTFTFAERRDGRGRPLGLDGTLEFAADLFEPATARALAERLVRLLGVLAADPGLRVGAVPVLDGAERAALAEAARGPVRAVAERSVPGAFRAQCARTPDALAVRAGAASLTFAELDARSDALARRLRGRGVRRGDVVALAMPGTAEQVVAMLAVAKAGAAWLPLDPQYPAGRLRFVVEDARPVLLLAPAGVLAALPELPVPVLALDGGGAPDGAGEVPEVALVDPAPLDAAYVIHTSGSTGRPKGVLVTHAGLVNHMAWLAGHLGLTGADRVLARTSPSFDASVWETWLPLLHGGATCPVPPELNHDPAGLLARMRAEGVTVAQFVPSLLALVLGETEREAAPAALRAVLCGGEPLTGALAGRAARAWGVAVHNLYGPTEATIDATAHRWRPAEDGAGGVPLGRPVDNLRAYVLDDALGPVPPGAVGELYLAGAGLARGYLGRAALTGSRFVADPFAADGTRMYRTGDLVRRGADGLLRYLGRDDDQVKLHGLRIEPGEVEAALTALDGVGAACVLVRAERLVAYLVPAAGGALPSDAELRARLAQVLPAALVPAVFVRLAALPLLPSGKADRRALPDPPRPAAAVAGSGAGRPAAGPERVLCEVFAGVLRVPEVGPEEDFFALGGDSILSIQLVSRAREAGLLVTPRDVFLHRTPRAVAEVARAAGAVPAAAAGDGTGAMPPTPIAAWFLDRPGPTDGYHQSVVLRTPAGADRERLAAALQLLVDHHDMLRVRVTRAAGGAAALEALPRGAVPVGPRLVRLDVAGLAEPRVREVLAAEGERARGRLRPTHGGVLEAVWCDAGPSARGRLLLLVHHLAVDAVSWRILVEDLATAWRAVSGAPDAVLPPVGTSYRAWARLLAAQGAAGDRAGELPLWEAVARAEEPPLGARALDAARDTAGRTRSLTTRPAAGCTRELLTTAPQAFHAGVDDVLLTALALAVRSWRAERSGSDGRAGVLVGLESHGREQLAEGLDLSRTVGWFTSLYPVLLDPGPLDPRAPGRFDAGLVDRAVKNVKEQLRAVPDHGVGYGVLRHLDPAARGRLSGGAGPRIGFNYLGRHPAPGDGPAADWEVLPDGGAPAPADPGMPVHHVLDVNAHTEDGPDGPRLTARWTWAADLLGEADVAALADAFDRALRAVAEHSAQPDAGGWTPSDLPLVSLDQAQLDRLQNKWGGRA from the coding sequence GTGCGGCTGCTGGAGCTGGTGGCGGCCGAGCCGGACCGGCGGGTGTCAGGGTACGACCTGCTGACGGCCGGGGAGCACCTGCGGCTGTCGCGCTGGGGCACGGCGCGGGAGCTGCCCTCGGGGCCGGGTTCGGCGGTGGCGGGGACGCTGCCCGCGCTGTTCGGCCGGCAGGTCCGGCACGCGCCGGGCGCGCCGGCCGTGGTGGACGGCGGCGGGGTGCTGAGCTACCGCGAACTGGACGGGCTGTCGGCGGAGTTGGCGGGGGTGCTGGCCGGGCACGGGGTGGGTCCGGAGGACCGGGTGGGGGTGCTGCTGGGGCGTTCGGCGGCGCAGGTGACGGCCTCGCTGGGGGCGGTGCGGGCGGCGGCGGTGTACGTGCCGCTGGACGCGCGCTGGCCGGGCGAGCGGTTGGACCGGGTGGCGCAGGTGGCGGGGCTGCGGCTGCTGCTGGTGGACGAGGAGGGGGCCGGGTCGCCGTGGGTGGCGGAGCGGGGCCTGCCGGTGGTGGTGCTGGACCGGTGCGGGCGGGTGCTGCGCGGCGCGCCGCCGCGGCCGGGGCGTCCGGCCCGGGTGGCGGGCCCGGAGGCGCTGGCGTACGTGATGTTCACCTCGGGTTCGACCGGTCTGCCCAAGGGCGTCGGGGTGAGCCACGCGGACGTGGCGGCGCTGGCCGCGGACGGGGCGTGGGCGGACGGGGCGGTGGACGCGGTGCTGATGCACTCGGCGTACGTCTTCGACGCCTCGACGTTCGAGGTCTGGGCGCCGCTGCTGAACGGCGGCCGGGTGGTGGTCGCCCCGCCGGGGCTGCTGGAGGCCCGGACGCTGGACGTGGCGGTGCACGAGCAGGGGGTGACGGCGCTGTTCCTGACCACGGCGCTGTTCAACGTGGTGGCGGAGACCGACCCGGGGGCGTTCGCGGGCCTGCGGGTGGTGTGCGCGGGCGGGGAGCTGGCCTCGCCGGACGCGATGCAGCGGGTGGCGGCGACCGCGCCGGACACGGCGGTGCTGCACGTGTACGGGCCGACCGAGACGACCACGTTCGCCACCCGCCACCGGGTCTCCCCCGGGCTGCCGGCCGGTCCGCCGCCGATCGGGCGGCCGCTGGACGGGATGCGGCTGCACGTGCTGGACGCGGCGCTGAACCAGGTCGCGCCGGGCGTGGTGGGCGAGTTGTACCTGGCGGGCCGGGGCGTGGCGCGCGGCTACCTGGGCCGGCCGGGGGCGAGCGCGGAGCGGTTCGTGGCGGACCCGTTCGCGGCGGACGGCTCGCGGATGTACCGCACCGGCGACCTGGTGCGCTGGACGGCGGACGGGGAGGTGGCGTACGTCGCCCGGGCCGACGGGCAGGTGAAGCTGCGCGGCTACCGGGTGGAGCCGGGCGAGATCGAGGGCGTGCTGGCGGCGCTGCCGGAGGTCGCGGACGCGTTCGTGCTGGTGCGCGAGGACGTGCCGGGCGACCGGCGGCTGGTGGCGTACGTCGTCCCGGCGGCCGGGGCCGCGCCGCGGCCGGCGGAGCTGGCGCGGGCGGTGGGCCGGGTGCTGCCGGGGTACATGGTGCCGGCGGCGGTGGTGCTGCTGGCGGCGTTCCCGCTGAACCCGAACGGGAAGGTGGACCGGGCGGCGCTGCCGGTGCCCGAGGACGGGGCGGGCGCCGGGGCGGGGCGGGCGCCGCGCACGGCCCGCGAGGAGCTGGTGTGCGGGCTGTTCGCGGACCTGCTGGGCCGGGCGTCGGTCGGTGCGGACGAGGACTTCTTCGCGCTGGGCGGGCACTCGCTGCTGGCGACCCGGCTGGCGGCCCGGCTGCGCTCGGTGCTGGACGTGGACACCGAGGTGCGGACGGTCTTCGAGCACCCGACGCCGGCCGCGCTGGCGGCGGCGCTGGACGGTGCGCGGGCCGAGCGGCCCCGGCTGGAGCGGGCGGCCGGGCGGCCCGATCCGCTGCCGCTGTCGTACGCGCAGCAGCGGCTGTGGTTCCTGCACCGCTTCGAGGGGCCGAGCGCGACGTACAACGTGCCGCTGGTGCTGCGGCTGGACGGGCCGCTGGACGCGGCGGCGCTGGGCCGGGCGCTGACCGACGTGGTGGGGCGGCACGAGAGCCTGCGCACGGTCTTCCCGGAGACGGGGGGCGTGCCCCGGCAGGTGGTGCTGGACGCGGCGGGCGCGGACCTGGACCTGACGCCGCGGGAGGTGGACCCGGCGCAGCTGGACGCGGTGCTGGCGGCCGAGACGGCGTACGCCTTCGACGTGGCGGTGCAGCGCCCGGTGCGGGCCCGGCTGCTGCGGCTGGGGCCGGACGCGCACGTGCTGGTGCTGCTGGTGCACCACGTCGCGGGCGACGGCTGGTCGCTGGCGCCGCTGTCCCGGGACCTGGGCGCGGCGTACCGGGCCCGGTCGGCGGGGCGGGCGCCGGGCTGGGCGGAGCTGCCGGTGCAGTACGCGGACTACACGCTGTGGCAGCGCGCCCTGCTGGGCGACGAGGGCGACCCGGCGGGGCTGGCGGCGCGTCAGCTGGCGTTCTGGGAGGAGGCGTTGGCGGATCTGCCGGACGTGCTGGAGCTGCCGGTGGACCGGCCGCGGCCGGCGGTGGCCTCGCACCGGGGCGACGCGTTCGCCTTCCCGGTGGACCCGGACACCCACCGGGCGCTGGACGCGCTGGCCCGCTCGCGCGGCTGCAGCCTGTTCATGGTGCTGCAGGGGGCGCTGGCGGTGCTGCTGCACCGGCACGGCGCGGGCGAGGACATCGCCCTGGGCACGCCGGTGGCGGGGCGCACCGACGAGGCGCTGGACGAGCTGGTGGGCTTCTTCGTGAACACGCTGGTGCTGCGCACCGACCTGTCGGGGGACCCGACGTTCGAGCAGGTGCTGGACCGGGTGCGGGAGTTCGACCTGGCGGCGTACGCGCACCAGGACGTGCCGTTCGAGCGGCTGGTGGACGCGCTGGAGCCGGAGCGGACCGAGAGCCGCCACCCGCTGTTCCAGGTGATGCTGGCGCTGCAGAACAACGCCGGGGCGGAGCTGGAGCTGCCGGGGCTGGTGGTGGCGCAGCAGCCGGTGCGCACCGGGATCAGCAAGTTCGACCTGACCTTCACCTTCGCCGAGCGCCGGGACGGGCGGGGCCGCCCGCTGGGGCTGGACGGGACGCTGGAGTTCGCCGCGGACCTGTTCGAGCCGGCCACGGCGCGGGCGCTGGCGGAGCGGCTGGTGCGGCTGCTGGGCGTGCTGGCGGCCGATCCGGGGCTGCGGGTGGGCGCGGTGCCGGTGCTGGACGGCGCGGAGCGGGCGGCGCTGGCCGAGGCGGCCCGCGGGCCGGTGCGGGCGGTGGCGGAGCGGTCGGTGCCGGGGGCGTTCCGGGCGCAGTGCGCGCGCACCCCGGACGCGCTCGCGGTGCGGGCCGGCGCGGCGTCGTTGACCTTCGCGGAGCTGGACGCGCGTTCGGACGCGCTGGCGCGGCGGCTGCGCGGGCGCGGGGTGCGGCGCGGGGACGTGGTGGCGCTGGCGATGCCGGGCACCGCGGAGCAGGTGGTGGCGATGCTGGCGGTGGCGAAGGCGGGCGCGGCGTGGCTGCCGCTGGACCCGCAGTACCCGGCGGGGCGGCTGCGGTTCGTGGTGGAGGACGCCCGGCCGGTGCTGCTGCTGGCCCCGGCGGGGGTGCTGGCGGCGCTGCCGGAGCTGCCGGTGCCGGTGCTGGCGCTGGACGGCGGCGGGGCGCCGGACGGGGCCGGGGAGGTCCCGGAGGTGGCGCTGGTGGACCCGGCGCCGCTGGACGCCGCGTACGTGATCCACACCTCGGGTTCCACCGGCCGTCCCAAGGGGGTGCTGGTCACCCACGCGGGGCTGGTCAACCACATGGCGTGGCTGGCCGGGCACCTGGGCCTGACCGGGGCGGACCGGGTGCTGGCCAGGACCTCGCCGAGTTTCGACGCCTCGGTGTGGGAGACCTGGCTGCCGCTGCTGCACGGCGGGGCGACCTGCCCGGTGCCGCCGGAGCTGAACCACGACCCGGCCGGGCTGCTGGCCCGGATGCGCGCCGAGGGCGTGACGGTGGCCCAGTTCGTGCCGTCGCTGCTGGCGCTGGTGCTGGGCGAGACGGAGCGGGAGGCGGCGCCGGCCGCGCTGCGGGCGGTGCTGTGCGGCGGCGAGCCGCTGACCGGGGCGCTGGCCGGGCGGGCCGCGCGGGCCTGGGGCGTGGCGGTGCACAACCTGTACGGGCCGACCGAGGCGACCATCGACGCCACCGCGCACCGCTGGCGGCCCGCGGAGGACGGGGCGGGCGGCGTGCCGCTGGGGCGTCCGGTGGACAACCTGCGGGCGTACGTGCTGGACGACGCCCTGGGGCCGGTGCCGCCGGGGGCGGTGGGCGAGCTGTACCTGGCGGGTGCGGGCCTGGCCCGCGGCTACCTGGGGCGGGCGGCGCTGACCGGGTCCCGGTTCGTGGCGGACCCGTTCGCGGCGGACGGGACGCGGATGTACCGCACCGGCGACCTGGTGCGGCGGGGCGCGGACGGGCTGCTGCGCTACCTGGGGCGCGACGACGACCAGGTGAAGCTGCACGGCCTGCGGATCGAGCCGGGCGAGGTGGAGGCGGCGCTGACCGCGCTGGACGGGGTGGGCGCGGCCTGCGTGCTGGTGCGGGCGGAGCGGCTGGTGGCCTACCTGGTGCCCGCGGCGGGCGGCGCGCTGCCGTCGGACGCGGAGCTGCGGGCCCGGCTGGCGCAGGTGCTGCCGGCGGCGCTGGTGCCGGCGGTGTTCGTGCGGCTGGCGGCGCTGCCGCTGCTGCCCAGCGGGAAGGCGGACCGGCGGGCGCTGCCCGATCCGCCGCGGCCCGCGGCGGCGGTGGCCGGGAGCGGGGCGGGCCGGCCCGCGGCCGGGCCGGAGCGGGTGCTGTGCGAGGTGTTCGCGGGGGTGCTGCGGGTGCCGGAGGTCGGGCCGGAGGAGGACTTCTTCGCGCTGGGCGGGGACAGCATCCTGTCGATCCAGCTGGTCAGCCGGGCCCGGGAGGCGGGGCTGCTGGTCACCCCGCGCGACGTGTTCCTGCACCGGACGCCGCGGGCGGTGGCCGAGGTGGCCCGGGCGGCGGGCGCGGTGCCCGCGGCGGCGGCCGGGGACGGGACGGGCGCCATGCCGCCGACCCCGATCGCGGCCTGGTTCCTGGACCGGCCGGGCCCCACCGACGGCTACCACCAGTCCGTGGTGCTGCGCACCCCGGCCGGGGCGGACCGGGAGCGGCTGGCGGCGGCGCTGCAGCTGCTGGTCGACCACCACGACATGCTGCGGGTGCGGGTGACCCGGGCCGCGGGCGGTGCGGCGGCGCTGGAGGCGCTGCCGCGCGGGGCGGTGCCGGTCGGGCCGCGGCTGGTGCGGCTGGACGTGGCGGGCCTGGCCGAGCCGCGGGTGCGGGAGGTGCTGGCCGCCGAGGGCGAGCGGGCCCGGGGGCGGCTGCGGCCGACGCACGGCGGGGTGCTGGAGGCGGTGTGGTGCGACGCGGGGCCGTCCGCGCGCGGGCGGCTGCTGCTGCTGGTGCACCACCTGGCGGTGGACGCGGTGTCCTGGCGGATCCTGGTCGAGGACCTGGCGACCGCCTGGCGGGCGGTGTCGGGCGCGCCGGACGCGGTGCTGCCGCCGGTGGGCACCTCGTACCGGGCCTGGGCGCGGCTGCTGGCGGCGCAGGGCGCGGCCGGGGACCGGGCGGGCGAGCTGCCGCTGTGGGAGGCGGTGGCGCGGGCCGAGGAGCCGCCGCTGGGCGCCCGGGCGCTGGACGCGGCCCGGGACACGGCGGGGCGGACCCGGTCGCTGACCACCCGTCCGGCGGCCGGCTGCACCCGGGAGCTGCTGACCACGGCGCCGCAGGCGTTCCACGCCGGGGTGGACGACGTGCTGCTGACGGCGCTGGCGCTGGCGGTGCGTTCCTGGCGGGCGGAGCGGTCCGGGTCGGACGGGCGGGCGGGGGTGCTGGTGGGCCTGGAGAGCCACGGGCGCGAGCAGCTCGCCGAGGGCCTGGACCTGTCGCGCACGGTGGGCTGGTTCACCAGCCTGTACCCGGTGCTGCTGGACCCGGGGCCGCTGGACCCGCGGGCGCCGGGCCGGTTCGACGCCGGGCTGGTGGACCGGGCGGTGAAGAACGTCAAGGAGCAGCTGCGGGCGGTGCCGGACCACGGCGTCGGGTACGGGGTGCTGCGGCACCTGGACCCGGCCGCCCGGGGGCGGCTGTCCGGCGGGGCCGGGCCGCGGATCGGCTTCAACTACCTGGGCCGCCACCCGGCGCCCGGCGACGGCCCGGCGGCGGACTGGGAGGTGCTGCCGGACGGCGGCGCGCCGGCTCCGGCGGACCCGGGCATGCCGGTGCACCACGTGCTGGACGTCAACGCGCACACCGAGGACGGGCCGGACGGCCCGCGCCTGACGGCCCGTTGGACGTGGGCCGCCGACCTGCTCGGGGAGGCGGACGTGGCGGCGCTCGCGGACGCCTTCGACCGGGCGCTGCGGGCGGTCGCGGAGCACTCCGCGCAGCCCGACGCGGGCGGCTGGACGCCGTCCGACCTTCCCCTGGTCTCGCTGGACCAGGCCCAACTCGACCGACTGCAGAACAAGTGGGGTGGACGCGCATGA